One genomic region from Nostoc sphaeroides encodes:
- a CDS encoding helix-turn-helix domain-containing protein, with translation MKFVFSQDYEIFRRCMIAARKEAKLTQQTLAKSLNKPQSFVAKYENGERRLDVIEFLLVTRVIGVDPCNILRKVEQGISKASCEEEV, from the coding sequence ATGAAATTTGTTTTCAGCCAGGACTATGAAATATTCCGTCGCTGTATGATTGCGGCTCGTAAGGAAGCAAAACTAACTCAACAGACGCTTGCTAAATCCTTGAATAAGCCACAATCTTTTGTAGCCAAATATGAAAACGGTGAACGGCGGTTAGATGTAATTGAGTTTCTGTTAGTTACTCGTGTAATCGGGGTAGATCCTTGCAATATTCTGAGAAAAGTCGAACAAGGAATATCTAAAGCATCTTGTGAGGAGGAGGTATGA
- a CDS encoding DUF1294 domain-containing protein — protein MKPVLRKGQLTTWKDDKGFGFIRSSDGNQDVFLHITALKETNHRPQVGDVICYQLTVDKDGRVHACNAFIEGVVSKPIQRNSPSVIEKPTFKPTVKYSLIFEVLLLSLLPGLGAIHFALTTFNPIPLILYPVMSFITFAQYADDKYRAKQGRWRISEKRLHLCEFMGGWLGAFIAQRRLRHKSSKVSYQVVFWVIVAIHIVFWLDWLFLGRRLVGLVFRG, from the coding sequence ATGAAACCTGTTTTGCGTAAAGGTCAATTAACAACATGGAAAGATGACAAGGGCTTTGGCTTCATCCGCTCCAGTGATGGCAATCAAGACGTTTTTCTTCATATCACTGCACTCAAAGAAACAAATCATCGTCCCCAAGTTGGTGATGTGATTTGCTATCAGCTAACGGTTGATAAAGACGGAAGAGTTCATGCTTGCAACGCCTTCATTGAGGGAGTTGTATCCAAACCTATACAGAGAAACTCACCTTCTGTAATAGAGAAACCAACATTCAAACCCACAGTGAAATATTCTTTAATATTTGAGGTGTTGCTTTTATCATTGTTACCGGGTTTAGGAGCAATACATTTTGCATTAACGACTTTCAACCCAATCCCTCTAATTCTCTATCCTGTAATGAGTTTTATTACCTTTGCCCAGTATGCGGATGATAAATATCGTGCAAAGCAGGGGCGTTGGAGAATATCAGAAAAGAGATTACATTTATGTGAATTTATGGGTGGATGGTTGGGGGCATTCATTGCCCAACGAAGATTACGCCACAAAAGTAGCAAGGTTTCATACCAAGTTGTATTTTGGGTAATAGTAGCTATTCACATTGTATTTTGGTTAGATTGGCTTTTCTTGGGTAGAAGACTAGTAGGTTTAGTTTTTAGAGGATAG
- a CDS encoding DUF1995 family protein has product MSELPNTLEDAIAQSRVAVQAALADGCTRIQVEFLFPELKFMPVAEQFLPLFTEYDSRLKIFFADAGAAALARRDWADAPFQILDIGTGRAASLQTKIQPEDEIFLFIAPTSVEVPQLEKLCEVIGDRPLVLLNPRLEDAGTVGIGYTARKIRDRFLSTIESAYYLRPIDDESALCRCYPGLWEVWLETNGEYQRIAELPTKPSGDELDLILLKGQPQTTTDAAPARKPSVFKSLQRFLKALSS; this is encoded by the coding sequence ATGAGTGAACTTCCCAATACTCTTGAAGATGCGATCGCTCAATCTCGTGTAGCTGTCCAAGCTGCCCTTGCAGATGGCTGTACTCGCATACAAGTTGAGTTCCTGTTCCCAGAACTCAAGTTTATGCCGGTGGCGGAACAATTTCTGCCCCTGTTTACAGAATATGATTCTCGTTTGAAGATTTTCTTTGCTGACGCTGGGGCTGCGGCTTTAGCCCGACGCGATTGGGCTGATGCACCATTTCAAATTTTGGATATTGGTACGGGAAGGGCTGCTTCTTTGCAGACAAAAATTCAGCCAGAGGATGAAATTTTCTTATTTATCGCGCCCACTTCCGTAGAAGTACCGCAGTTGGAAAAGTTGTGTGAAGTAATAGGCGATCGCCCTTTAGTCTTGTTAAATCCCCGCTTAGAAGATGCTGGAACTGTAGGCATTGGTTATACAGCTAGAAAAATCCGCGATCGCTTTCTCAGTACCATTGAATCTGCCTATTATCTCCGCCCTATAGATGATGAAAGTGCCCTATGTCGCTGCTATCCAGGGCTGTGGGAAGTTTGGCTGGAAACTAACGGCGAATATCAAAGAATTGCGGAATTACCTACAAAACCATCGGGTGATGAGTTGGATCTCATCCTCTTAAAGGGACAACCACAAACAACAACAGATGCTGCACCTGCGAGAAAGCCGAGTGTGTTTAAAAGTTTGCAACGGTTTTTAAAGGCGTTGAGTAGTTAG
- a CDS encoding DNA methyltransferase, which produces MCVQYVREVKVNKLTLKVWLLKEWKRSGLPLQRANDACGVANAATRKYFDQGHLWYFPPPEMFERLVNYANKHGNPEERPYFSLDGNQSLTGQEWSKMRSKFRCPHGFTNVWDRQALRGDERIKTLSGKAVHFNQKPLDLMSIIVEASSDKNDVIWEPFGGLFSASLAARNLRRKAYSCEIDPDYFYYGVQRFNQEVHQCSLL; this is translated from the coding sequence GTGTGCGTTCAATATGTAAGAGAAGTTAAAGTCAACAAACTGACGTTGAAAGTATGGTTGCTAAAAGAGTGGAAACGTTCTGGATTACCACTACAACGGGCAAACGATGCTTGTGGTGTAGCTAATGCTGCAACTAGGAAATATTTCGATCAAGGACACTTATGGTATTTCCCTCCTCCAGAGATGTTTGAGAGGTTAGTGAACTATGCAAATAAGCATGGTAATCCAGAAGAAAGACCTTATTTTTCTTTGGATGGAAACCAATCTTTAACAGGGCAAGAATGGAGTAAAATGCGCTCCAAATTCAGATGCCCTCATGGTTTTACAAATGTTTGGGATCGGCAAGCTCTACGGGGTGATGAGAGAATTAAGACTCTCTCTGGAAAAGCAGTACACTTTAATCAGAAGCCCCTCGACTTGATGAGCATTATTGTTGAAGCGTCAAGTGATAAAAATGATGTTATATGGGAACCTTTCGGAGGACTATTCAGCGCATCTCTAGCAGCACGTAACCTGAGACGAAAAGCTTACTCTTGCGAAATTGATCCAGATTATTTTTATTATGGAGTTCAGAGATTTAATCAAGAAGTTCATCAATGCTCTCTTCTCTAA
- a CDS encoding cysteine desulfurase family protein, protein MQIYLDYSATTPTRKEAIAVMQTVLTEQWGNPSSLHEWGQRAATVVEQARVQVAGLINAVDPASIIFTSGGTEANNLAIMGVARLYAVPQHIIISSVEHSAISETVKLLEMWGWEVTRLSVDVKGRVNPLDLKAALRHNTVLVSIIYGQSEVGTVQAIAALGKIVRLHGALFHTDAVQAAGRLPIDVQQLPVDLLSLSSHKIYGPQGAGALYMRPGVELMPLLGGGGQEMGLRSGTQAVPIIAGFGVAAELAAEELATETPRLIELRDRAFAQLVEIPGLIATGDSCDRLPHHVSMCLEYADGEKLSGKTLVRQLNLAGIGISAGAACHSGKLSPSPILLAMGYSEKAALGGIRITLGRDTTEADVDWTVMVLKQVLQRLTPDLSLVKR, encoded by the coding sequence ATGCAAATTTATCTAGATTACAGCGCCACTACTCCGACTCGAAAAGAAGCGATCGCAGTTATGCAAACAGTCCTCACCGAACAGTGGGGTAATCCTTCCAGCTTACATGAGTGGGGGCAAAGGGCTGCAACGGTTGTGGAACAAGCCAGAGTTCAAGTTGCTGGATTAATTAACGCTGTCGATCCAGCATCAATAATCTTTACATCTGGTGGTACCGAAGCAAATAATCTGGCGATTATGGGTGTGGCTCGGTTGTATGCTGTTCCTCAACATATTATTATCTCTAGCGTCGAGCATTCGGCAATTTCTGAAACAGTAAAGTTGCTAGAAATGTGGGGTTGGGAAGTTACGCGCCTATCTGTAGATGTTAAAGGCAGAGTCAACCCCCTAGATTTAAAAGCAGCATTGCGACATAACACAGTTTTAGTTTCTATAATTTACGGACAAAGTGAAGTTGGAACTGTGCAAGCGATCGCAGCATTGGGTAAGATTGTGCGATTGCATGGGGCTTTGTTCCATACAGATGCGGTGCAAGCTGCGGGACGCTTACCTATAGATGTGCAACAACTACCCGTAGACTTACTTAGCCTTTCAAGTCATAAAATATATGGGCCTCAAGGTGCAGGGGCGTTATATATGCGTCCTGGTGTGGAATTGATGCCTTTACTGGGTGGCGGTGGACAAGAAATGGGACTGCGTTCTGGTACGCAAGCAGTACCGATAATTGCGGGGTTTGGTGTAGCAGCAGAATTAGCAGCCGAAGAATTGGCTACAGAAACACCACGATTAATTGAGTTACGCGATCGCGCCTTTGCCCAATTAGTTGAGATTCCTGGTTTAATTGCTACAGGGGATAGCTGCGATCGTTTACCTCACCATGTGAGTATGTGCTTAGAATACGCCGACGGGGAAAAACTTAGCGGTAAAACCTTGGTACGACAGCTAAACCTTGCTGGCATCGGCATCAGTGCTGGTGCTGCCTGTCACAGTGGTAAACTTAGCCCTAGTCCGATATTGTTAGCGATGGGTTATTCCGAAAAAGCGGCTTTGGGTGGAATTCGCATCACATTAGGGCGTGATACTACCGAAGCTGACGTGGATTGGACAGTGATGGTGTTGAAGCAAGTTTTGCAAAGGCTGACACCGGATTTATCTTTAGTTAAGCGTTAA